One stretch of Prionailurus viverrinus isolate Anna chromosome C1, UM_Priviv_1.0, whole genome shotgun sequence DNA includes these proteins:
- the ZMYM1 gene encoding LOW QUALITY PROTEIN: zinc finger MYM-type protein 1 (The sequence of the model RefSeq protein was modified relative to this genomic sequence to represent the inferred CDS: inserted 2 bases in 1 codon): MNWNIKSGLDEGTWILFPKKKFISLELVDSFASDTKMKESPIDSECDKAVAPQLGQLDEIKTEPDNAQEYCQAQQPKTQENELKINTTFSDSAPQLTTSIQLSLTSSGMNKMLPSVSTTAIQVSCSGCKKILQKGQTAYQRKGSTQLFCSTFCITEYISSASSPALPKKTCSNCSKDILNLKDVISVQLDDSSKNFCSQSCLSSYEEKRKAFVAICTNNILTKCSMCQKTTVVQYEVKYQNVKHCLCSNACSSLSLEQPPVICCENCRAYDHTXSSLLHILPMKGQSHYFISSKGMTAYKQKPAKTLTSVLCKSLKPSDEMIETTNDLGKTDLFCSINCFSAYNKAKMESSTVNVSMVHDASTGLFSPKKDTTPIISNIVSLADTHVSLPIMNSDVSQDTVSSVTANVIVDSLPSESSTAVANNSVEQPSLSPSSSISSQNAVGSSVEVQKDQVSNQDATYNMKSVKISDGLCHPKFTSKVLKVKDKSRSIKKSWCSNFQHLKSSIKKDVTFCYSCQLFCQKNFSCGGESLAAQGISNWKKTLEKFRKHEKSEMHLKSLQFWRESQFCDEAVNDNLSIHSKQMEGNKKYLQLIIENILFLGKQSLSLRGNDQSISTVNKGNFLELLEIRAKDKGEEVFRLLNSQVDFYNSTQIQNDIIEIIKTEILQDIVNEINVSPAFSIICDETTDSATKEQLSICVRYPQKMSKAVLIKERFLGFIDVEEMTGTNLHRTIKTYLQQIGVDLSKICGQSYDSTMNLRGKFNKVAAEFKKEEPRALYIHCYAHFLDLAVIRFCKEVKELRITLNTLSSLFNTIHMSGEMSAHFQNTCKLGQNKTCKKHTSQSCWTAHDRMLLSVIEGLPEIIETLEFVATHSSNTSLADELSDLLTLVSKFEFIFCLKFLYRVLSVTGILSKELQSETIDIFSLSSKIEAIVECLSSERNDVYFKTIWDGTEEICQKITSKSFEVERPSFQKRRKIQKTIDLGNSDSTFFPTSTEEQYKINIYYQGLDTILNNLKLCFSEFDYCKMKQISELLFKWNEPLNEATAKHVQEFYKLDADIIPELRFYRQYAKLNFVIDYDCINFINLGYLFIQHGLHNNIPCISKLLHIALSWPVTSSAENSFSTLPRLKTYLCHTMGQEKLSGLALMAIEQELVNKLMEPERLSGIVEKFIHPMKEM, from the exons ATGAATTGGAATATAAAATCGGGATTAGATGAAG gaacCTGGATACTATTCCCCAAGAAGAAATTCATTAGTTTGGAACTAGTGGATTCCTTTGCATCAGATACTAAGATGAAAGAATCACCGATAGATAGCGAATGTGACAAAGCAGTGGCACCACAACTGGGGCAGCTGGATGAAATTAAGACAGAACCTGACAATGCACAG GAGTATTGTCAAGCCCAGCAGCCCAAAACTCAGGAGAATGAACTGAAAATAAACACTACATTTTCAGACAGTG CTCCACAGTTGACTACAAGCATTCAGCTTTCTCTGACATCATCTGGCATGAATAAAATGCTTCCTTCAGTTTCAACCACAGCTATTCAGGTTTCCTGTTCTGGTTGTAAAAAAATTCTTCAGAAGGGGCAAACTGCTTATCAGAGGAAGGGGTCTACTCAGCTCTTCTGCTCCACGTTTTGCATCACCGAATACATTTCATCTGCCAGTTCACCAGCTCTTCCCAAGAAAACTTGTTCAAACTGCTCAAA agacatttTAAATCTAAAGGATGTGATCAGTGTCCAGCTGGATGACTCTAGCAAAAATTTTTGCAGCCAGTCTTGTCTTTCAtcatatgaagaaaaaagaaaagcatttgttGCCATATGTACTAATAACATTTTAACCAAGTGCAGCATGTGTCAGAAGACTACTGTT GTTCAGTATGAAGTAAAATATCAGAATGTGAAACACTGTCTTTGTAGTAATGCCTGTTCTTCACTCTCACTTGAACAGCCTCCTGTGATCTGTTGTGAGAACTGTAGGGCTTACGATCACAC GTCTAGTCTGTTGCATATACTTCCAATGAAAGGCCAGTCCCATTACTTTATTAGTTCAAAGGGTATGACAGCATATAAGCAG AAACCAGCCAAAACACTTACATCTGTTCTTTGCAAATCATTGAAGCCCTCAGATGAAATGATTGAGACCACCAATGACTTGGGGAAGACAGACCTCTTCTGTTCTATTAATTGTTTCTCTGCTTACAATAAAGCTAAGATGGAATCTTCTACAG taaATGTTTCCATGGTACATGATGCTTCAACGGGgctcttttctccaaagaaagatACAACTCCAATTATAAGCAATATAGTGTCACTGGCAGATACTCATGTCTCCCTACCCATCATGAACTCTGATGTCTCACAAG aTACAGTTTCTTCAGTAACAGCAAATGTCATTGTAGAT AGTTTACCCAGTGAATCAAGTACTGCTGTTGCTAATAATAGTGTTGAACAGCCAAGCCTTTCACCATCTTCATCAATATCCAGTCAGAATGCAGTTGGCTCCAGTGTAGAAGTACAGAAAGATCAAGTGTCAAACCAAGATGCTACATACAATATGAAATCTGTGAAAATAAGTGATGGACTATGTCATccaaaatttacatccaaagtacTAAAAGTTAAAGATAAATCACGAAGTATTAAGAAATCTTGGTGTTCAAATTTCCAGCATTTGAAAAGCAGTATTAAAAAGGATGTGACATTCTGTTACTCATGCCAGTTGTTCTGCCAAAAAAATTTTAGTTGTGGAGGAGAATCATTAGCAGCCCAAGGAATTTCTAATTGGAAAAAGACTCTGGAAAAATTCAGAAAGCATGAAAAAAGTGAAATGCATTTGAAGTCATTGCAGTTTTGGAGGGAATCCCAGTTTTGTGATGAAGCTGTCAATGAtaatttatctattcattcaaaacagatggaaggaaataaaaagtacctACAGcttataattgaaaatattttatttcttgggaAGCAGAGTTTATCATTAAGGGGAAATGATCAGTCGATTTCAACTGTGAATAAAGGCAATTTTTTAGAATTGTTAGAAATCAGAGCAAAAGATAAAGGAGAGGAAGTATTCCGACTTCTGAATTCACAAGTTGACTTCTATAATAGtacacaaattcaaaatgatattattgaaataataaagACTGAAATACTGCAAGATATTGTGAATGAAATCAATGTCTCCCCAGCTTTTTCAATAATATGTGATGAGACAACTGATAGTGCCACTAAAGAACAGCTTTCCATTTGTGTAAGATACCCACAAAAAATGTCAAAGGCTgtcttaataaaagaaagattctTGGGTTTCATAGATGTTGAAGAGATGACTGGGACTAACTTACATAGAACTATCAAAACTTACCTGCAGCAAATTGGAGTTGATTTGAGTAAAATATGCGGCCAGTCCTATGATAGTACCATGAATTTGAGGggaaaatttaataaagttgCAGCAGAATTCAAGAAAGAAGAGCCAAGAGCTTTGTACATACATTGTTATGCCCATTTTTTGGATTTAGCAGTAATTAGGTTTTGTAAAGAAGTAAAAGAACTCCGAATTACTCTAAATACTCTCAGCTCTTTGTTCAACACTATTCATATGTCTGGGGAAATGTCTgcacattttcaaaatacttgtAAACTAGGTCAAAACAAAACATGCAAGAAACATACATCACAATCATGTTGGACAGCCCATGATCGTATGTTACTATCAGTGATCGAGGGTCTTCCAGAGATTATTGAAACACTGGAATTTGTAGCAACCCATTCTTCAAATACAAGTTTGGCTGATGAATTGAGTGATTTGTTAACATTGGTTTCCAAATTtgaatttatcttttgtttgaAATTTCTTTATCGAGTGTTAAGTGTTACAGGAATTCTTTCCAAAGAGCTTCAGAGTGAAACCATAGatattttttcattgtcttcaaaAATAGAAGCAATTGTGGAATGTTTATCATCTGAAAGAAATGACGTCTATTTCAAAACTATCTGGGATGGAACAGAGGAAATATGTCAAAAAATAACCAGTAAAAGTTTTGAAGTTGAAAGACCTtcttttcagaaaagaagaaaaattcagaaaacaatagATCTTGGCAATTCAGATAGTACTTTTTTTCCTACCTCAACAGAAgaacaatataaaattaatatttattaccaAGGATTGGAcactatattaaataatttaaaattatgtttttcagaGTTTGATTACTGCAAAATGAAGCAAATTTCAGAACTACTATTTAAATGGAATGAACCGTTAAATGAAGCAACAGCCAAACATGTCCAAGAATTTTATAAACTTGATGCAGACATCATCCCAGAACTTAGATTTTATCGGCAATATGCAAAGCTTAACTTTGTCATAGATTATGATTGTATCAACTTCATCAACCTTGGCTATTTGTTTATCCAGCATGGTCTTCACAATAATATTCCTTGCATATCAAAGCTGTTACATATTGCTTTGTCTTGGCCAGTTACTTCAAGTGCCGAAAACTCATTTTCTACACTGCCTCgtcttaaaacatatttatgtcATACCATGGGACAAGAGAAGCTTAGTGGCCTAGCCCTAATGGCTATTGAGCAGGAATTGGTAAATAAACTGATGGAACCTGAAAGACTCAGTGGGATTGTGGAAAAGTTTATCCATCCAATGAAAGAGATGTAA